The following are encoded in a window of Trichocoleus sp. FACHB-46 genomic DNA:
- a CDS encoding phosphoribosyltransferase — protein MKRFQNRTEAGQFLASLLTQYSDRADVLVLGLPRGGVPIAFEIAAALHVPLDIFLVRKLGVPGHEELAMGAIASGDVRVLNQDVVEMQQISDTALEQVTQREQQELQRREHLYRGDRPILPITDRIVILVDDGLATGATMRAAVMAVRQHQPQEVVVAVPVGARQAYEQISPQVEAIICAVLPERFNSVGAWYEAFPQTSDREVCELLQRAQERTQDSAPLSSRLGV, from the coding sequence GCGATCGCGCTGATGTGCTGGTTTTAGGCTTGCCTCGCGGTGGGGTGCCGATCGCCTTTGAAATTGCTGCTGCCCTCCATGTGCCGCTAGACATTTTTCTAGTGCGGAAGCTGGGAGTTCCGGGGCACGAAGAACTGGCGATGGGAGCGATCGCCTCAGGTGATGTGCGGGTGCTGAATCAAGATGTGGTGGAGATGCAACAGATCTCCGATACCGCGCTAGAACAGGTGACGCAGCGCGAACAACAAGAGTTGCAACGCCGCGAGCATTTGTATCGAGGCGATCGCCCTATCCTGCCGATCACAGATCGAATTGTGATTCTGGTAGATGACGGTTTAGCCACAGGAGCCACGATGCGAGCCGCAGTCATGGCAGTGCGGCAACACCAACCCCAAGAAGTTGTGGTGGCGGTTCCGGTCGGAGCGCGGCAAGCCTACGAGCAGATCAGTCCACAAGTAGAGGCGATCATCTGTGCTGTGCTGCCAGAGCGCTTTAACTCGGTCGGAGCCTGGTACGAAGCGTTCCCTCAAACCAGCGATCGCGAGGTCTGTGAGTTGCTGCAACGCGCACAAGAACGGACACAAGATAGTGCTCCGCTCTCGTCTCGGCTAGGTGTTTAG
- a CDS encoding SRPBCC family protein, giving the protein MEQSSNQPIVPNQSGSSEASDTERWASLIGGGALVLAGLQQRSLRGVLTAVAGGGLLYQGVTKQSTVQKAQGVLQQAQDAVGLNKGIKVEKTVTINKPAEELYRFWRNLENLPRFMKHLKSVTAYNDTRSHWIASAPLGTSVEWDADIIQEEENRFIAWASAENADVDNSGFVRFQPATGGRGTEVKVVMEYNIPGGAVSAAIAKLLGEEPEQQIGDELRRFKMLMEAGEIATTEGQTSCRASH; this is encoded by the coding sequence ATGGAACAAAGTAGTAATCAGCCAATTGTGCCTAACCAGTCTGGCAGCAGCGAGGCCAGTGATACTGAGCGTTGGGCCTCTCTCATCGGGGGAGGTGCCTTGGTGCTTGCAGGTTTACAACAGCGATCGCTCCGGGGCGTTTTGACCGCAGTCGCAGGTGGAGGATTGCTCTACCAAGGCGTGACTAAGCAAAGCACTGTGCAAAAAGCTCAGGGAGTGCTCCAGCAAGCTCAAGACGCTGTGGGTCTCAACAAAGGCATCAAAGTTGAAAAAACTGTCACCATCAACAAGCCTGCTGAAGAGCTATATCGCTTCTGGCGCAACTTAGAGAACCTCCCCCGGTTCATGAAGCATCTCAAATCTGTTACTGCCTACAACGACACGCGATCGCACTGGATTGCCAGTGCTCCTTTGGGCACCAGCGTCGAGTGGGATGCTGACATCATCCAAGAAGAAGAAAACCGCTTCATTGCTTGGGCTTCTGCCGAGAACGCTGACGTTGATAACTCTGGCTTTGTGCGCTTCCAACCTGCGACTGGTGGTCGGGGCACCGAAGTCAAAGTTGTGATGGAATATAACATTCCGGGCGGTGCCGTCTCCGCTGCGATCGCCAAACTCCTGGGCGAAGAACCCGAACAACAAATTGGCGATGAATTGCGCCGCTTCAAGATGCTGATGGAAGCAGGCGAAATTGCGACCACCGAAGGACAAACGTCCTGTCGTGCATCTCATTAG
- a CDS encoding zinc-dependent alcohol dehydrogenase translates to MRAVCWHGANDVRVDTVPDPKILNPRDAIIKVTAAAICGSDLHIYDGYIPTMQPGDIIGHEFMGEVVEIGSKVKKLQRGDRVVVSSIIGCGQCSYCNLQQWSLCDNSNPGGWLQEQVTGYSTAGIFGYSHAFGGYAGAHAEYIRVPFADHGAIKVPQGIPDEKLLFLSDAFPTGYMGAEMCDIQPGDTVAVWGAGAVGLFAMHSAYMLGAERVIAIDRFPERLRMARELVKAEVINYEEVDAGEALKEMTGGRGPDSCIDAVGLEAHGMGVEGFYDKAKQAVRLETDRPNVLRQMMVACRKGGTLSIMGVYSGFVDKMPFGAAFNKSLTFKMGQMHGQRYIPMLLEHVLNGGIDPSAVLTHTLPLEEAKRGFEMFKNKQDNCMRVMFKP, encoded by the coding sequence ATGAGAGCAGTTTGCTGGCATGGGGCGAATGATGTCCGCGTGGACACAGTCCCCGATCCCAAGATTCTCAATCCGCGAGACGCGATTATTAAAGTCACAGCCGCCGCCATCTGTGGCTCTGATCTGCACATCTATGACGGCTACATTCCCACCATGCAGCCCGGTGACATTATTGGTCACGAGTTTATGGGTGAAGTAGTCGAGATTGGCAGCAAAGTAAAGAAATTGCAACGGGGCGATCGCGTCGTGGTTTCTTCGATCATTGGCTGCGGTCAATGCTCCTACTGCAACTTGCAACAGTGGTCTCTGTGCGACAACTCCAACCCTGGAGGTTGGCTTCAAGAGCAAGTCACAGGTTACTCTACTGCTGGAATTTTTGGCTACTCTCATGCCTTCGGTGGCTATGCGGGTGCCCATGCCGAATATATTCGCGTTCCTTTCGCCGATCACGGAGCAATCAAAGTTCCTCAAGGCATTCCAGATGAGAAACTACTCTTTCTCTCCGATGCCTTCCCCACCGGATATATGGGCGCAGAAATGTGCGACATCCAACCGGGAGATACCGTCGCGGTTTGGGGGGCAGGTGCTGTAGGTCTCTTCGCCATGCATAGTGCCTACATGCTCGGTGCCGAACGAGTCATCGCGATCGATCGCTTCCCCGAACGACTCCGGATGGCAAGAGAGTTGGTCAAAGCCGAAGTAATCAACTACGAAGAAGTAGACGCAGGCGAAGCCCTCAAGGAAATGACCGGAGGACGCGGCCCCGATAGCTGCATCGACGCGGTGGGTCTAGAAGCCCACGGCATGGGTGTAGAAGGCTTCTACGACAAAGCCAAACAAGCTGTACGACTAGAAACCGATCGCCCCAACGTGCTGCGACAAATGATGGTTGCCTGTCGCAAAGGCGGCACCCTCTCCATCATGGGAGTCTACTCTGGCTTCGTAGACAAAATGCCCTTTGGCGCTGCCTTCAACAAGAGTCTCACCTTCAAAATGGGGCAAATGCACGGCCAGCGCTACATCCCCATGTTGCTAGAACATGTCCTCAACGGCGGCATCGACCCCTCCGCTGTCCTCACCCACACCCTACCGCTAGAAGAAGCCAAACGTGGCTTCGAAATGTTCAAAAACAAACAAGACAACTGCATGCGGGTCATG